The Nostoc sp. 'Lobaria pulmonaria (5183) cyanobiont' genome window below encodes:
- a CDS encoding segregation/condensation protein A gives MEASELLETITFLIYQAEQGEIDPWDVQVIEVIDRYLELMAPGAITRGYEADLSQSGQAFLSASMLVLFKANTLMQLSTVGDAQDGVEDDALLSGEDGISPQGHRLPLERQLRRRPAAMPPPKRRVTLQELIEQLQIMANQLKLVEKVSKPIRPRRQPSVQSMREALELAHQENLTEVAGELEQVLKLSTRELSLEQNWLNLEQLVELWTKTKLLNQNGSGHESKHSNLVSVFWALLLLSAQSKVELFQEDFYHEIKIRLIRDSANIGKPFEHPMN, from the coding sequence ATGGAAGCTTCCGAGCTATTAGAAACAATCACATTTTTGATTTACCAAGCCGAGCAGGGGGAAATTGATCCTTGGGATGTCCAAGTGATTGAGGTGATTGACCGCTATTTAGAACTGATGGCACCGGGGGCAATAACAAGAGGCTATGAAGCGGACTTGTCTCAATCTGGACAGGCATTTTTATCAGCATCAATGCTGGTATTGTTCAAAGCTAATACCTTGATGCAATTGTCAACAGTAGGAGATGCACAAGATGGTGTAGAGGATGATGCCCTATTGTCAGGTGAAGACGGTATATCACCTCAGGGTCATCGTCTACCCTTAGAACGGCAATTACGTCGTCGTCCAGCGGCGATGCCGCCACCAAAGCGCCGGGTAACTCTGCAAGAGTTAATTGAGCAATTGCAGATTATGGCTAACCAACTCAAACTGGTAGAAAAAGTCAGCAAACCTATCCGTCCCAGGCGTCAACCTAGCGTCCAAAGTATGCGAGAGGCGCTGGAGTTAGCCCACCAGGAAAATCTGACAGAAGTCGCTGGGGAACTGGAGCAGGTGTTGAAATTGTCAACAAGAGAGCTAAGTTTAGAACAAAATTGGTTGAATTTAGAACAACTTGTAGAATTATGGACTAAGACAAAGCTTCTCAACCAAAATGGGTCTGGACATGAGTCTAAACACAGTAACCTAGTTAGCGTTTTCTGGGCACTACTATTACTCTCGGCTCAATCGAAAGTAGAGCTATTTCAAGAGGATTTTTACCATGAAATTAAAATTCGCTTAATTAGAGATTCAGCTAATATCGGCAAACCTTTTGAGCATCCGATGAACTAA
- a CDS encoding winged helix-turn-helix transcriptional regulator: protein MPASTSRDACPISILMSLLSGPWTMYILWVLCNSGPARFGALKRQVEGISTKVLTERLRMLEAAEIIYRQYEPTVPPQVTYGLTERGQELIDVLHQLNGLAERWYGSEHESEGEVKKPMHSPSA, encoded by the coding sequence ATGCCTGCTTCTACAAGTCGTGATGCTTGCCCAATAAGTATTTTGATGTCTTTATTATCAGGACCCTGGACAATGTATATACTGTGGGTGTTGTGTAATAGTGGGCCGGCTCGCTTTGGTGCATTGAAGCGCCAAGTCGAGGGCATCTCAACCAAAGTGCTGACAGAAAGACTGAGGATGCTTGAGGCCGCAGAGATTATTTATCGCCAGTATGAACCAACTGTTCCACCCCAAGTAACTTACGGTCTGACAGAACGCGGTCAGGAACTCATTGATGTGCTTCATCAACTTAATGGACTTGCTGAACGTTGGTATGGCAGTGAACATGAGTCTGAAGGTGAAGTAAAAAAGCCGATGCATTCTCCATCGGCTTAA
- a CDS encoding FMN-dependent NADH-azoreductase — protein MVNILHIDSSPRGERSHSRELSKEFVSGWRAAHPEDAIAYRDLGHYPVPHVDEAWIAAAFSPPETHTPELTEALRISDELIDEFLAADHYVFGVPMYNFNIPSTFKAYIDQIVRANRTFAIDAQGFRGLVEGKKALIITARGGDFSATSPFIAYDFQEPYLRAIFGFIGITDIQFINANSLNEGDARTQSLLEARAAIQDAIAQW, from the coding sequence ATGGTAAATATTCTACATATTGATTCCAGCCCCCGTGGTGAACGATCGCACTCACGAGAACTATCTAAGGAATTCGTCAGTGGTTGGAGGGCAGCGCATCCTGAAGATGCGATCGCTTATCGAGATTTAGGGCATTACCCAGTTCCTCACGTTGATGAAGCTTGGATTGCGGCGGCATTTTCACCACCAGAAACCCATACCCCAGAATTAACTGAGGCACTTAGGATTTCTGACGAACTGATTGATGAGTTTTTGGCAGCCGATCACTACGTCTTTGGAGTGCCAATGTACAACTTCAATATACCTTCGACTTTCAAGGCTTACATCGACCAAATCGTTCGCGCTAACCGGACTTTTGCTATAGATGCTCAAGGTTTTAGAGGGTTAGTCGAGGGTAAAAAGGCGCTTATCATCACAGCTCGCGGTGGTGACTTTAGCGCGACATCTCCTTTCATTGCCTACGACTTCCAAGAACCCTACCTGCGGGCAATTTTCGGCTTTATTGGGATTACAGACATTCAATTTATTAACGCTAATAGCTTGAATGAAGGTGATGCCCGTACCCAATCTCTATTAGAAGCAAGGGCAGCAATTCAAGATGCGATCGCCCAGTGGTAA
- a CDS encoding tetratricopeptide repeat protein, producing the protein MSTESLEIAKTRYQTGKFAFENGQYREAIENLEKASALLARNSRLGGEVEIHLVTAYEAAGRTDDAIALCERLKRHAHFEISKQARQMLYILKAPKLKRPSEWMTEIPDLAALADNELKISVPAKSTKSSVQQKPKPAEPEFVDLSQVNTRDNRFIWVALIAIGLTISYLVWLNFSGTPG; encoded by the coding sequence GTGAGTACAGAAAGTTTAGAAATTGCTAAAACCCGCTACCAGACTGGGAAATTTGCCTTTGAAAATGGGCAATACCGCGAAGCCATAGAAAATTTGGAAAAGGCCAGCGCCCTGTTAGCGCGTAATTCTCGCCTTGGGGGCGAAGTAGAAATTCATCTAGTGACAGCTTATGAAGCGGCTGGACGCACGGATGATGCGATCGCTCTTTGCGAAAGACTCAAACGCCATGCCCATTTTGAAATCAGCAAACAAGCACGGCAGATGCTTTATATCTTAAAAGCACCAAAGCTGAAAAGACCTAGCGAATGGATGACCGAAATCCCCGATTTGGCAGCATTAGCCGATAATGAACTCAAAATTTCTGTACCTGCTAAGTCTACTAAATCTTCTGTTCAGCAAAAACCTAAACCTGCCGAGCCAGAATTCGTTGACCTCAGTCAGGTCAATACCAGAGATAATCGCTTTATCTGGGTGGCACTAATTGCCATTGGTTTAACCATCTCGTACTTGGTTTGGTTGAATTTTTCAGGAACTCCTGGCTGA
- a CDS encoding element excision factor XisH family protein — MSAKDIFHESVKQALQKEQWTITSDRFKFKFGQVNFQIDLGAEKIIAAENSVMRSLLEQRTPLYSQANLHIIEREGDTPQDVAQRILEAIYNVLKTQVSH; from the coding sequence GTGTCTGCAAAAGATATTTTTCATGAATCAGTTAAACAAGCTTTGCAAAAAGAACAATGGACAATTACGAGCGATCGATTCAAATTTAAATTTGGGCAAGTCAACTTCCAAATTGATTTAGGCGCAGAGAAAATAATTGCCGCAGAAAATAGCGTAATGCGATCGCTCCTCGAACAACGAACACCACTTTACTCTCAAGCCAATTTGCACATCATCGAGCGAGAGGGAGACACACCCCAAGACGTTGCCCAGCGAATACTTGAGGCAATTTATAACGTTCTCAAAACACAAGTTTCTCATTAA
- the pdxH gene encoding pyridoxamine 5'-phosphate oxidase has translation MDKTVADLRKDYTLEGLSELEIELNPFIQFKKWFDQALAAQLPEPNAMTIATATPDGKPSARMVLLKNFDERGFTFFTNYNSHKGQELAENPQAALVFWWAELERQVRISGYVEKVSEIESDQYFHSRPANSRLGAWVSNQSEVIESREVLERRLQEFQSKYKNQEIFRPPHWGGLRVIPTEIEFWQGRPSRLHDRLLYSRLDNATWKIERLSP, from the coding sequence ATGGACAAAACCGTAGCTGACCTTCGCAAAGACTACACTTTGGAAGGTTTGAGCGAACTCGAAATAGAACTCAATCCTTTTATCCAATTTAAAAAATGGTTCGATCAGGCACTCGCAGCACAACTCCCTGAACCCAATGCCATGACCATTGCCACAGCCACACCAGACGGTAAGCCTTCAGCCAGAATGGTGCTGCTTAAGAATTTTGATGAACGGGGCTTTACCTTCTTTACCAACTACAACAGTCACAAAGGACAAGAATTAGCAGAAAACCCCCAGGCGGCTTTAGTCTTTTGGTGGGCAGAACTGGAACGTCAAGTCCGAATTTCGGGGTATGTGGAGAAAGTTTCCGAAATTGAGTCCGACCAATATTTTCACAGTCGTCCTGCCAACAGTCGCCTGGGTGCATGGGTATCTAATCAAAGCGAGGTGATAGAAAGCCGAGAAGTCTTAGAGCGACGCTTGCAGGAGTTCCAAAGCAAATATAAAAATCAGGAGATTTTTCGACCACCTCATTGGGGAGGCTTACGAGTTATCCCTACAGAAATTGAGTTTTGGCAAGGACGCCCTAGCCGTCTGCACGATCGCTTACTCTATAGCCGTTTAGATAATGCCACTTGGAAAATTGAGCGGTTGTCACCCTGA
- a CDS encoding DUF3153 domain-containing protein produces MNSSIFGKIFLWLVRPFSFVLANMKLLSPLNGRNRMNRVFPMRNPILWLVLLTSLLLTGCVKYDVGLNFDNSNSGKLVQHIKLGERLTSFSGDSVYEWLNSIERRARQLEGKVQRVSQEEIIVTIPFSNGRELQEKFNEFFNSRANQPSESVESQSNSELPKIESNVLFEENNFLLLVRNRLIYDLDLRSLSLIASKGNVLANAGSILDLEFSLKTPWGAKNIQLTETAIEPEKNGNQLVWKLQPGELNHIEAVFWLPSPLGIGGLLIILFVWGGLYLRYNFMPDPRIQFPPKATAIQEQ; encoded by the coding sequence ATGAATTCTTCAATTTTCGGAAAGATTTTCTTGTGGTTAGTCAGACCATTTAGTTTTGTGTTGGCAAATATGAAATTGCTCTCACCACTGAATGGTCGAAATCGAATGAACCGGGTCTTTCCCATGCGAAATCCTATTCTGTGGCTAGTGCTGTTAACATCTCTCCTACTGACTGGCTGTGTAAAGTATGATGTGGGGCTTAATTTTGACAACTCAAATAGTGGCAAACTAGTACAGCATATTAAGTTGGGAGAACGTCTAACCAGTTTTAGTGGCGATTCTGTGTACGAATGGTTAAACAGCATAGAACGCCGCGCCCGTCAACTTGAGGGTAAAGTACAGCGAGTTTCCCAAGAAGAAATTATCGTCACAATTCCTTTTAGCAATGGTAGAGAATTGCAAGAGAAATTCAACGAATTCTTTAACTCCCGTGCGAATCAACCCTCTGAGTCTGTAGAGAGCCAATCTAACTCAGAACTGCCGAAAATTGAATCAAACGTCCTCTTCGAGGAGAATAATTTTTTACTTTTAGTCCGAAATCGGTTGATTTATGATTTGGATTTGCGATCGCTCTCTCTAATCGCCAGCAAAGGTAACGTCCTAGCTAATGCTGGTTCAATTCTCGATTTAGAATTTAGCTTGAAGACTCCTTGGGGAGCCAAAAATATTCAACTAACTGAAACTGCAATTGAGCCAGAAAAAAATGGCAATCAATTAGTGTGGAAACTCCAGCCTGGTGAACTAAATCACATAGAAGCTGTTTTTTGGCTTCCTAGTCCCCTTGGTATTGGTGGGTTGTTAATTATCCTGTTTGTCTGGGGAGGATTGTACTTGAGATACAATTTCATGCCAGATCCCAGAATTCAGTTTCCTCCCAAAGCAACAGCGATCCAGGAACAGTAG
- a CDS encoding pentapeptide repeat-containing protein gives MDIKELLRQYASGERNFIGISLKNANLIGINLSGANLSNSNLRYAELHGANLQRVILKGVDLEGANLRYVMLDEADLSNADLTECNFQYASLKGAKLATCKILESSLEGANLEGANLENADIVDTSLKDTNLTNANLSNAEIVETSGSPEFSGAILCNTIMPSGHVYTDNCNPDAIKNILLQRYALGERDFTNNFSYVELSLSDLRGADLSSVQLPGIKLWNDLLEGVNLSNANLSGAWLIEIFFQNANLEGINLEESKLSSSSFKSTNLRRSNFKGARLDVGEHGCVLTDLTDADFTEADLSNANLAGAIVSKANFTRANLINANLSKTDLMRANFSEANLTGVNLSEAVYCSETIFPANVDLSQAISITSGVNLSGHHKYLLSCRDLHSLDLSRANLSGLYMNDVNLSGANLNESNLSNTRLSYANLKGASLIGANLSKAYLGGANLSNADLSYSIMTNTNLVGSFYNSETIFPNGSDLSKAIYLDSGANLSNIFFTKINLSRVNLSNTNLSNSILKYIDLSYANLNNANLTNANLEGAILDGANLEGAIFSTTIMPDGSVRNN, from the coding sequence ATGGATATTAAAGAATTACTCAGACAGTATGCCTCTGGGGAAAGAAATTTTATTGGCATTAGTTTAAAGAATGCTAACTTAATAGGTATTAACTTGAGCGGAGCTAATTTAAGCAACTCTAATTTAAGATATGCCGAGTTACACGGGGCTAATCTTCAACGAGTTATTCTTAAAGGAGTTGATTTAGAGGGAGCAAACTTACGCTATGTAATGCTAGATGAAGCAGATTTGAGTAATGCCGATTTAACTGAGTGTAATTTCCAATATGCCAGCTTAAAAGGGGCAAAATTAGCAACCTGCAAAATATTGGAAAGCAGTTTAGAAGGTGCAAATCTAGAAGGCGCAAATTTAGAAAATGCAGACATAGTTGATACAAGTTTAAAGGATACAAATCTCACAAACGCTAATTTAAGTAATGCTGAGATTGTGGAAACAAGTGGTTCCCCAGAATTTAGTGGCGCTATTTTGTGCAACACGATTATGCCAAGTGGTCATGTTTACACCGACAATTGTAATCCTGATGCAATTAAAAATATTTTGTTGCAACGTTACGCATTAGGAGAACGAGATTTTACAAACAATTTCAGTTATGTTGAATTAAGTCTTTCTGATTTGCGAGGAGCCGATTTAAGTAGTGTACAGCTTCCTGGTATAAAACTATGGAATGATCTTTTAGAAGGCGTAAATCTAAGTAATGCAAATTTGAGTGGTGCTTGGTTAATTGAAATTTTTTTCCAAAATGCCAATTTAGAAGGTATTAATCTTGAAGAAAGCAAATTGAGTAGCTCATCTTTTAAATCAACTAATTTAAGAAGATCAAACTTCAAAGGTGCTAGATTGGACGTGGGTGAACATGGTTGTGTTTTGACAGATTTAACAGATGCGGACTTCACAGAAGCTGATTTAAGTAATGCCAATTTAGCAGGAGCTATAGTCAGTAAAGCTAATTTTACTAGAGCTAACTTAATAAATGCAAATCTAAGTAAAACTGATTTGATGCGTGCCAATTTCAGCGAAGCCAACTTAACTGGAGTTAACTTAAGTGAAGCCGTTTACTGTTCAGAAACAATTTTTCCTGCAAATGTTGATTTATCTCAAGCTATCTCAATTACCTCTGGAGTAAATTTGTCTGGACATCACAAATATCTTTTATCTTGCAGAGATTTACACTCTCTTGATTTAAGTAGAGCTAACTTAAGCGGTCTTTACATGAATGATGTAAATTTGAGTGGCGCAAATCTTAATGAATCTAATCTTAGCAATACTCGTTTAAGTTATGCCAATTTAAAAGGTGCAAGTTTAATAGGTGCTAACCTTAGTAAGGCTTATTTAGGTGGTGCTAATTTAAGTAATGCTGATCTTAGCTATAGCATCATGACTAATACCAATTTAGTAGGATCATTTTATAATTCGGAAACTATTTTTCCTAATGGTAGTGATTTATCAAAAGCTATATATCTTGATTCAGGCGCAAATCTATCTAATATCTTTTTCACAAAAATTAATTTAAGTAGAGTTAATTTATCTAACACAAACTTAAGTAATTCAATTTTAAAGTATATTGACCTAAGTTATGCAAACCTTAATAATGCTAATCTAACTAATGCCAATTTGGAAGGCGCGATTTTAGATGGTGCAAATCTGGAAGGAGCAATATTCAGTACAACTATTATGCCTGATGGTAGTGTTCGGAATAACTGA
- the argB gene encoding acetylglutamate kinase: MTVNDSEYIRQTEATRVRVLSEALPYIQQFAGRTVVVKYGGAAMKDSTLKDKVIRDIVFLSCVGLRPIVVHGGGPEINSWLDKLGIEPQFKNGLRVTDADTMDVVEMVLVGRVNKEIVSLINQAGGLAVGLCGKDGNLFTARSQGQEGIGFVGEVSNVNIKILDTLASNGYIPVVSSVAADETGQAYNINADTVAGEIAAALGAEKLILLTDTSGILKDYKDQSTLIPKVDIREARELIANGIVSGGMIPKVNCCVRSLAQGVRAAHIIDGRIPHALLLEIFTDVGIGTMILGSQFTS, translated from the coding sequence ATGACGGTCAACGATTCTGAATACATCAGGCAAACTGAAGCCACTCGTGTGCGTGTACTAAGCGAAGCACTACCTTATATTCAACAATTCGCCGGTCGCACTGTTGTTGTCAAATACGGTGGCGCAGCGATGAAAGATAGCACACTAAAAGACAAAGTTATCCGCGACATTGTATTCTTATCCTGCGTGGGCTTGCGTCCGATTGTAGTCCACGGCGGTGGCCCAGAAATTAACAGTTGGTTAGATAAGCTGGGCATCGAACCACAATTTAAGAATGGTCTGCGAGTCACTGATGCCGACACAATGGATGTGGTGGAAATGGTTTTAGTTGGTCGAGTTAATAAAGAAATTGTCTCCCTGATTAACCAAGCTGGTGGATTGGCTGTAGGACTTTGCGGTAAAGACGGTAATCTATTTACAGCCCGTTCCCAAGGTCAAGAAGGCATCGGCTTTGTGGGGGAAGTCAGCAATGTGAATATCAAGATTTTGGACACCCTCGCTAGCAATGGCTATATTCCGGTGGTATCCAGCGTCGCCGCAGACGAGACAGGGCAAGCTTATAACATTAACGCTGATACTGTAGCGGGAGAAATCGCCGCAGCATTAGGGGCAGAAAAGTTAATTCTACTGACCGACACCAGTGGAATTTTAAAAGATTACAAAGACCAATCTACTTTGATTCCAAAAGTAGATATCCGCGAAGCCCGCGAGTTGATTGCTAATGGTATAGTCAGCGGTGGGATGATTCCCAAAGTGAATTGTTGTGTGCGATCGCTTGCTCAAGGTGTTCGTGCAGCACACATCATCGATGGTCGCATTCCTCACGCTCTGTTACTAGAAATCTTTACTGACGTTGGAATTGGGACAATGATTCTGGGTTCGCAGTTTACTTCGTAG
- a CDS encoding Uma2 family endonuclease: MTTLLIQTESTPLTVNFPSLVQMTNEQFYEFCQANGDLRIERTANGEVIIMPPAFSDTGNRNFNIAAQLGNWTEQDGTGIGFDSSAGFTLPNGAMRSPDASWIELERWNALTDAQKASFAPICPSFVIELRSSSVGVARRRHRLIKLQEKMQEYIDNGASLGWLIDRQNRKIYIYRPNREVEILDNPEAVTGNPELPGFILRMGKIW; encoded by the coding sequence ATGACCACGCTGCTAATTCAAACTGAAAGCACACCCCTTACGGTAAATTTCCCCTCCCTTGTGCAGATGACAAATGAGCAGTTCTACGAATTCTGCCAAGCCAATGGAGATTTGCGAATCGAGCGTACTGCCAATGGGGAAGTCATCATCATGCCTCCAGCTTTTTCAGATACGGGGAACCGTAACTTTAACATTGCTGCACAGCTGGGGAATTGGACTGAACAAGATGGCACTGGCATAGGCTTTGACTCCAGTGCAGGTTTTACACTACCCAATGGAGCAATGCGTTCCCCTGATGCTTCTTGGATTGAACTGGAGCGCTGGAACGCCTTAACAGATGCACAAAAAGCCTCATTTGCACCAATTTGTCCCAGCTTTGTGATTGAGTTACGTTCTTCGAGCGTAGGCGTAGCCCGTCGTAGACATCGCCTGATAAAATTACAAGAGAAAATGCAGGAGTACATCGATAATGGTGCATCACTAGGCTGGTTAATTGATCGGCAGAATCGAAAAATCTACATTTACCGTCCGAATCGAGAAGTTGAAATTTTGGATAATCCCGAAGCAGTTACAGGTAATCCAGAATTACCAGGGTTTATCCTGCGGATGGGCAAAATTTGGTAA
- a CDS encoding sugar phosphate nucleotidyltransferase translates to MKAMILAAGKGTRVRPITYTMPKPMMPILQKPVMEFLLELLRHHGFDQILVNVSHLAEEIENYFRDGQRFGVQIAYSFEGKIDDDGKLVGEAIGSAGGMRRIQDFSPFFDDTFVVLCGDALIDLDLTAAVKWHKSKGAIATIITKSVPKEEVSSYGVVVTDEEGRVKAFQEKPSTEEALSTNINTGIYIFEPEVFNYIPSDVEYDIGSQLFPKLVEIKAPFYAIPMDFEWVDIGKVPDYWRAIRGVLLGEIKNVQIPGHEVAPGIYTGLNVAVNWDKVDITGPVYIGGMTRIEDGAKIVGPAMIGPNCWICSGATVENSVIFEWSRLGPGVRLVDKLVFGRYCVDKTGAAIDVQAAALDWLITDARQTVPSHTPVERQAIEELLGTNTI, encoded by the coding sequence ATGAAAGCGATGATTCTCGCGGCTGGCAAGGGTACTCGCGTGCGTCCGATTACGTACACTATGCCCAAGCCGATGATGCCCATCCTGCAAAAGCCAGTGATGGAGTTTTTGCTAGAACTGTTACGCCATCATGGATTTGACCAAATTCTAGTCAATGTTAGTCATTTGGCTGAGGAAATAGAAAACTATTTTCGTGATGGTCAGCGGTTTGGGGTGCAGATTGCCTATTCCTTTGAAGGAAAAATCGATGACGACGGTAAACTGGTGGGCGAAGCGATAGGTTCAGCTGGAGGGATGCGGCGCATCCAAGACTTCTCCCCGTTTTTTGATGATACCTTTGTGGTTTTATGTGGTGATGCTTTAATTGACCTGGATTTAACTGCGGCTGTTAAATGGCATAAATCCAAAGGAGCGATCGCTACCATTATCACTAAATCTGTCCCCAAGGAAGAAGTTTCTAGCTATGGTGTGGTTGTGACTGACGAAGAAGGTCGTGTCAAAGCTTTCCAAGAAAAACCTTCAACTGAAGAAGCCCTCAGCACCAACATCAACACAGGTATTTACATCTTTGAGCCAGAGGTTTTTAACTATATTCCCTCTGATGTGGAATATGACATTGGTAGCCAGTTGTTTCCCAAATTGGTAGAAATCAAAGCCCCATTTTACGCCATTCCTATGGACTTTGAATGGGTAGATATTGGTAAAGTCCCAGACTATTGGCGGGCGATTCGCGGTGTGCTGCTGGGTGAAATCAAAAATGTGCAAATTCCTGGTCATGAAGTCGCCCCTGGCATCTACACTGGCTTAAATGTTGCCGTAAATTGGGACAAAGTGGATATCACAGGCCCCGTTTACATTGGCGGGATGACGAGAATCGAAGACGGAGCTAAAATTGTCGGGCCAGCGATGATTGGCCCCAATTGTTGGATATGTAGTGGTGCAACTGTGGAAAACAGCGTGATTTTTGAATGGTCGCGCCTGGGACCTGGAGTCCGGTTAGTCGATAAGCTGGTATTTGGACGTTATTGTGTAGATAAAACTGGCGCTGCGATCGATGTTCAAGCGGCTGCTTTAGACTGGCTGATTACCGATGCCCGTCAGACAGTGCCATCACATACACCTGTTGAGCGACAAGCGATAGAGGAATTGTTGGGGACAAATACAATTTAG
- a CDS encoding AI-2E family transporter, translating into MRRSASLQRLLIYGLSGPVIALNIWLLSLLFRYFQHPITVLSIAAILAFLLNYPVKFFERARITRTQAVIIVLLATLTLLGILGVTLVPLIIDQTIQLLNKIPDWLAGSQANLEQFEMLAKQRRLPIDLRVVSSQINANIQNVVQQLASGAVGFAGTLLTGLLDLVLVIVLAFYMLLYGDRVWYGLINLLPSNIGDPLTTSLRLNFQNFFLSQLLLGLFMVLTLTPIFLVMKVPFALLFAILIGISELIPFIGASLGIGLVTILVLLQNWWLAVQVAIAAILMQQLKDNLLAPRLLGNFIGLNPIWIFVSILMGFEIAGLLGTLVAVPIAGTIKGTFDAIKSGKPSNFVSTVTIAHDSPPD; encoded by the coding sequence ATGCGCCGTTCGGCCTCCCTCCAACGTCTCTTAATTTATGGTCTGAGCGGTCCAGTTATCGCTCTCAATATCTGGCTACTATCCTTGCTTTTTCGCTATTTCCAGCATCCCATTACTGTTTTGAGCATTGCGGCGATTCTGGCTTTTCTGCTAAATTACCCGGTTAAGTTCTTTGAACGTGCCCGGATCACGCGCACTCAGGCGGTGATCATAGTTTTACTGGCAACATTAACGCTGCTTGGGATTCTGGGCGTCACCCTAGTGCCGTTGATTATTGACCAAACAATCCAACTGTTAAATAAGATTCCTGATTGGTTAGCCGGTAGTCAAGCAAACCTAGAGCAGTTTGAGATGCTGGCAAAGCAACGACGTTTGCCAATCGATCTGAGGGTTGTGAGCAGTCAAATCAATGCCAACATTCAGAATGTGGTGCAACAGCTAGCTTCTGGTGCAGTGGGGTTTGCTGGAACTCTGCTGACAGGATTACTTGACTTAGTGTTAGTGATTGTGCTTGCATTTTATATGCTTTTATATGGCGATCGCGTCTGGTATGGTCTGATCAATCTTTTGCCTTCTAACATTGGAGATCCCCTGACCACATCCTTGCGCTTAAACTTCCAGAACTTCTTTCTCAGCCAGTTATTACTAGGATTGTTCATGGTGCTAACCCTGACACCAATTTTCTTAGTGATGAAGGTGCCCTTTGCCCTGTTGTTTGCCATATTAATCGGTATCTCAGAACTCATTCCCTTTATTGGGGCGTCTCTGGGTATTGGTCTAGTAACGATTTTAGTGCTGCTGCAAAATTGGTGGTTGGCAGTTCAAGTTGCGATTGCGGCAATTCTCATGCAGCAGCTTAAAGATAATTTGTTAGCTCCCAGGTTACTCGGCAATTTTATCGGACTGAATCCCATTTGGATTTTTGTGTCTATTCTAATGGGATTTGAGATTGCTGGCTTGTTAGGGACACTTGTTGCTGTTCCAATTGCTGGTACTATTAAGGGCACTTTCGATGCTATTAAGAGTGGCAAGCCGAGTAATTTTGTCTCAACTGTTACTATTGCCCATGACTCACCTCCTGATTGA